A single Oncorhynchus nerka isolate Pitt River linkage group LG10, Oner_Uvic_2.0, whole genome shotgun sequence DNA region contains:
- the LOC115135433 gene encoding stromal cell-derived factor 2-like, translated as MDKRTGPAHFLFSFFLLSCLFVLSLATELSFVTCGSVVKLLNVKHNVRLHSHDVRYGSGSGQQSVTGVTTVEDSNSYWSVRGTSGALCHRGTPVKCGQTIRLTHLNTGRNLHSHYFASPLSSNQEVSAFGEEGEGDHLDEWMVQCEGLVWEREEAVRFQHASTDTLLSVTGEQYGRPIHGQREVHAMTGPSQHSLWRAMEGVFMKPSESPLGNMDYSHPLHTEF; from the exons ATGGATAAACGCACTGGCCCCGCACACTTTTTATTTAGCTTTTTCCTATTGTCATGTTTATTTGTGCTATCGCTCGCAACCGAACTTAGCTTTGTGACTTGCGGCTCGGTCGTGAAGCTGTTAAATGTAAAGCACAATGTCAGACTGCACTCTCACGACGTGCGCTACGGATCTG GTAGCGGGCAGCAGTCAGTGACAGGGGTGACCACAGTGGAGGACAGCAACAGTTACTGGAGTGTACGAGGCACCAGTGGGGCCCTATGTCACCGGGGGACTCCTGTTAAGTGTGGTCAGACCATCCGCCTCACCCACCTCAACACCGGACGCAACCTGCACAGCCACTACTTTGCTTCTCCACTGTCCTCCAACCAG GAGGTGAGTGCGTTTGGTGAGGAGGGCGAGGGGGACCACCTGGATGAGTGGATGGTGCAGTGCGAAGGGTTGGTATGGGAGCGTGAGGAGGCCGTCCGCTTCCAGCATGCCTCCACTGATACGTTGCTATCTGTTACGGGGGAGCAGTACGGCCGGCCCATCCACGGGCAGAGGGAGGTGCACGCTATGACGGGCCCCAGCCAGCACAGCCTGTGGAGGGCCATGGAGGGGGTGTTTATGAAGCCCAGTGAAAGCCCACTAGGGAACATGGACTACAGCCATCCTCTACACACAGAGTTCTAA